Below is a genomic region from Nitrospirota bacterium.
CCGCGAGCATATCCTGCTCTCGACGATTTTAGACCAGGCCTGGCGGAAGGGGCAGGACCTTGATTTGGCCGCGCTCATCCAACAGATCCAAACGCCACCCATATCTAAAGTCGGTGTGCTCGACCTCGATTCGTTCTATCCGTCGAAAGATCGCTTTGCGTTGGCGATGCAGCTCAACAATCTGCTCGCTGCGCCGGGCTTCAGCGCCTGGCTCGAAGGGGAGGCGTTGGATGTCGGGAAGATGTTGTATGGCCCGGCAGGTAAACCACGGATCGCCATTTTCTCCATCGCGCATTTGAGCGATGCGGAGCGGATGTTTTTCGTGACCCTGCTGTTGAGCCAGACCCTGGGCTGGATCAGGGGTCAATCGGGGACGACCAGCCTGAGGGCCATCCTCTACATGGATGAGATCTTCGGCTATTTCCCACCGGTGGCGAATCCTCCATCCAAAGCACCGTTGTTGACGCTGCTCAAGCAGGCACGGGCCTATGGCCTTGGGGTCGTGCTGGCCACGCAGAACCCCGTCGACTTGGACTACAAGGGGCTGGCCAATACCGGGACCTGGTTTATCGGACGGCTTCAAACAGAGCGTGACAAGGCGCGGGTTCTTGAAGGGCTCGAAGGTGCGGCCTCCAGCTCCGGCAACAAATTCGATAAACAAAAAATGGAACAGCTTCTTGCCGGACTGGGTAGCCGGGTTTTTCTTTTGAACAATGTGCACGAAGATGCGCCGGTGGTGTTTCAAACGAGATGGACGCTTTCGTACCTGCGTGGTCCCCTCACGCGGACTCAGATCAAAATGCTGATGAGCGAGGCGAAGGGTAAGGGGCTAGAGGTCGGGATCGGTGATCAGGATCAAACCGGTCAGGTCGCGTCGTCTTCCCCCTCGCCTCGCGCCGCTGGCCCCTCGCCTGGCGGCACTCGTCCTCTGTTGCCGCCAGATGTGCCGCAACAGTTCATTCCTATTCGTGGCGCTCAGCCCGGTGGCAGCCGATTGGTCTACCAGCCGATGTTGCTGGGAGGGGCACACGTGAGGTTCTCCGACAGTAAAGCGGGAATCGATGTCACCCAGGATGTCACCGTGCTGGCTCCGATTACAGAGGGGGCCGTGCCGGTGGATTGGGACCATGCGACAGAAGCAGCGCTGGCCCTGTCAGATCTAGAGCAGGTTCCCGTGGAGGGGGCAGCGTTCGAGGCTCCTCCTGTCGCTGCCGGTAAGGCCAAAAACTATGAGGCATG
It encodes:
- a CDS encoding ATP-binding protein; the protein is MEDFEKLGVFYLGRPYDPAKKKPKPGWLLYDSKDLVTHAVCVGMTGSGKTGLCLGLLEEAAIDGIPAIVIDPKGDLANLMLTFPQLRGEDFAPWINEDDARKNGLSPGDFATQQAALWKRGLGEWGQSGERIQKLKDAADVVVYTPGSNAGIPVSILKSFAAPSQDILDDVELLRERVGTTTTSLLGLIGVEADPIKSREHILLSTILDQAWRKGQDLDLAALIQQIQTPPISKVGVLDLDSFYPSKDRFALAMQLNNLLAAPGFSAWLEGEALDVGKMLYGPAGKPRIAIFSIAHLSDAERMFFVTLLLSQTLGWIRGQSGTTSLRAILYMDEIFGYFPPVANPPSKAPLLTLLKQARAYGLGVVLATQNPVDLDYKGLANTGTWFIGRLQTERDKARVLEGLEGAASSSGNKFDKQKMEQLLAGLGSRVFLLNNVHEDAPVVFQTRWTLSYLRGPLTRTQIKMLMSEAKGKGLEVGIGDQDQTGQVASSSPSPRAAGPSPGGTRPLLPPDVPQQFIPIRGAQPGGSRLVYQPMLLGGAHVRFSDSKAGIDVTQDVTVLAPITEGAVPVDWDHATEAALALSDLEQVPVEGAAFEAPPVAAGKAKNYEAWGKDFSGWLFRTQNVELLRSPSTKESSRPGESERDFRVRLQQTGREQRDAQSDSLRKRYAPKIAALQDRIRRAEHMVERQQTESRSSQLQAAISFGATILGAFMGRKTISASTIGKATTAIRGAGRAIKESQDVGQAEDNAAALQQQLVDLEAQFKAETESLAAATDPLTEALDRVSLKPTKANIVVRLVALAWTPYWRDGQGTVTPAWI